GAACTCGGCCAGGGAGAGATCGGCGACCTTGAAGTCCTGTCGGTTGTCGACAGTCGTCATGGAGAGGTGCTCCTCGGGGTTGGGGCCTGGTGGATACGGCTGGTCTGCGCGGCGGCGGACACAGGGGTGCCCGAAGGAGGGCACAGGAATGCCCGCGTACGCGCAGCGCAGTCCGTCGGAGGCCCTCTCTCCCTCGGTCGGTCCGCGTCGGGACCGCCCGACCGCCATCAGCAGCGACGTCTGGCTCCCACCCAAGCTACACCGGTGGACCCGGCCGCCCCCAGCCCACCTCGGGACGGATCCGGCCGAACTCCGGCGGGTGTCCGGTGTCGGACCGGGTTTACGGGGGAGCTGCGACAGGGTGCCCGCGGGCGGTGGGCGGAGAGGAGCGGACGACGGCGACCAGGGACTTCCGTGTCTTTGAGCCGGCCGTCGGATGTTGCAGGATGCACGGAGATCAGGAACCTCTGATCGATCCTGCGGGACGTCCGGGACGGCGTTCCGCACGACGAAGGTGTTAGGAGAACGACGTGACGACTACGGCCGGCCCTCCCCCCACGGGCGGCGGCGATGGCGAGCGGCAGCGGTTGAGGCTGCTCGCGGTGACCGCGTGCCCGACCGGCATCGCCCACACGTACATGGCGGCGGAGAAACTCGCCCAGGCCGCCGAGAGCCGCGGCATCGGCATGAAGGTGGAGACGCAGGGTTCCATCGGGGCTGAAAACGTCCTAGATGACAACGATGTCAGCACGGCCGACGGTGTGATCGTCGCCGCGGACAAGGACGTGGACCTGAGCCGTTTCGTCGGCAAGCGGGTCCTCGTGGTCGGGGTCGCCGAGGGCATCCGGCATCCCGAGCGGCTGATCGAGCAGGTGCGGTCGGCGCCCGTGCACACGGGGGACGGTACGGCCGCGGCGACGGCGGCGCCGGGCGGCAGGGAGCGGAGCGTCGCGTACAAGGCGCTGATGAACGGGGTCAGTTACATGATCCCGTTCGTCGTGGTCGGCGGGCTGCTGATCGCGATCTCGCTGTCGCTCGGCGGCCATCCGGACCCCTCGGGCGGTCTGGTCATCCCGAAGGACTCCTTCTGGATGGACGTGAACAACATCGGCGTGATCGGTTTCACGCTGATGGTGCCGATCCTGTCCGGATACATCGCCTACGCGATCGGCGACCGGCCCGCGCTCGTGCCGGGCATGATCGGCGGCTGGATCGCCAACACCGGTTCGCTGTACGACTCGAAGGCCGGCGCCGGGTTCATCGGGGCGATCGTGACCGGGTTCCTCGCCGGGTATCTGGTGCTGTGGATCAAGAAGGTCCAGGTCCCGAAGTTCGTGCAGCCGATCATGCCGATCATCGTGATCCCGATCGTGGCGACGACGGCGCTCGGGCTGTTCTTCATCTACGTCATCGGGAAGCCGATCTCCTGGATGTTCGAGCACCTCACCAGCTGGCTCGGCGGGATGACCGGCACCAGCGCGATCCTGCTCGGCACGATCCTGGGGCTGATGATCGCGTTCGACATGGGCGGACCGGTCAACAAGACGGCGTTCCTGTTCGGCGCGGGGCTCATCGCGACCGGCAACCAGGCCGTCATGGGCATGTGCGCCGCCGCGATCCCGGTGATGCCGCTCGGCCAGGGCCTGGCCACGCTGATACGGCAGCGCCTCTACACCGAGCAGGAACGGGAGACCGGTCTGGCCTCGCTGTTCATGGGCTGCTTCGGCATCTCCGAGGGCGCGATCCCGTTCGCGGCGGCGCGGCCGGCGCAGGTCATCCCGGCCAACATGCTGGGCGGCGCGGTGGCCGGTGCGGTCGCCGGGCTCGCCGGGGTGAAGGACGCGGTGCCGCACGGCGGCCCGATCGTGGCGGTACTGGGCGCGGTGAGCGGCGTACCGATGTTCTTCGTCGCGGTGGCGATCGGTACGGCGGTCACCGCGGTGACGACGGTCGCCCTGGTCGACGTGAGCGAGCGGAAGCGGCGCGGGGCGCTTGCCGGGCACCGGGTCGGCACGGGCGAACCCGAGCCTGCGTTGGTCGGGGCGGGGTTCGGAGCGCCGGGCACCGGGGGCCTCGTAGCGGAGAGGGCTTCGCATGGGGGCGCGGCTGCGGGCGGTGTGGTCTGGTCAGCCGGGTCAAGTGCGGGGCCTGCGGCTGCCGTTGGGGCCATGGTCGGCGATGACTCGGCCGACTCGGGTCTGGTCGACTTCGGTTTGGCCGACTCAGGCTTGGCCAACGCCGACTTGAGCAAGGCCTACCTGGCCGGCGCCGACTCGGCCGATGTCGGCTCGGTCAACTCTGGCTCGGCCGCCGCCGAAAGCGCCCCTGATTCCGATTCCGATTCCCGCTCCCCCGCCACGACCCCCGACCCGGAGATCCGCCCCGGAATTCTCCCCGAGGCTCTCCCTGAAGTTCCCCCCGAAGTCCTCTCCGGCTACCTCACCGAGCGGACCGTGAAGGTGCGGCTCGACGCGTTCGACAAGGAGGCCGCGATCCGGGAGATGGCCGGGCTGCTGGCGCGGACCGGGAAGGTCGTCGACGCCGAGGAGTTGGTGGCGACCGCGTTGCGGCGGGAGGCGCGGGGGACGACCGGGCTCGGGGAGGAGATCGCGATTCCGCATGCCAAGACGGATGCGGTGAGTGCGCCGGTGGTCGGGTTCGCGCGGTCGGCGGAGGGGGTCGAGTGGGGCTCCCTGGACGGTACGAAGGCCCGGCTGGTGTTCATGATCGCCGTGCCGGAGGCGGCCGCCGGTGATGAGCATCTGCGGATTCTGGCGCTGCTGTCACGGAAGTTGATGGACGCCGGGTTCCGGGAGCGGCTGTCGGCGGCCGAGGACGAGGCGGCGGTGCTCAGTGTGCTGAGCGAGGTCGGTTAGCCGACCGGTGCGGGCCCGCGGCCGTCACAGGTCGCGGGCCCGCACAGACTGTTCACAGAGACCCGTTACTCTCGCGCCCGCGGAAGTGCCGCACGGGGAGGGAAACGATGTCGGGCAAGGGGCGGGGACTTGGGGTCGCGGCTGTCGTGGTGGGGCTGCTGGGGGTGGTGCTGGCGGTCGGCGCGCTCGCGTACGGGCGGAATTCGTACGGGGCTTCCACCATCAGCAGCGAGAGCATGGCGCCGACGTACGAGCCGGGCGACCGGATCATCTACGAGAAGGTCGACGGCGGCGAGGTGCACCGCGGTGACGTCGTGCTGTTCTCGGCGCCGGACCGCTACGGGTTCAGCGCGAGCGTGATGCAGCGGGTCGTCGGGGTGGGCGGCGACCGCGTGGTGTGCTGCACGGGTTCGGGCACGGCCGCGCGGATCACCGTGAACGGCAAACCGCTGGCGGAGCCCTACGTCAAGCAGGGTGACGTCGACGGCCTGCACAAGACGTACGACGTGACGGTCCCGAAGGGCCGGCTGTTCCTGCTCGGTGACAACCGGGCGAACTCGAGGGACTCACGTCTCTTCGCGAGCGACCACGACGGCACGGTGGCCGACTCCGCAGTCCGGGGCCGGGTGACCGACGACCGTACGGTCGCCTCCGGCATCGGGGGTGCCGTCATCGGCGGGGTCGTGCTCGCCCTGGTCGGGATCGGCCTGGGGATCGCCGCGTTCGTCGTACGGCGTCGGCAGCGGGCGGTGCCGGTGGCGCCGTGGCCCGTCCAGCAGGGCTAGTTGGAGCCGCGGGGCCTGTCGGACGTCTCGGCGGGCCCCGCTGTCGTAGCGGCGGAGGGGGTCAGTGTTCGGCGGGGTGCTGGGCCGGGCCTCCCGGAGTCGCCTCGCGGTCCGCGCCCTTCGTTGCTTCGGACTCGCTGTAGATGTCGGGTTCGAGGTAGATCACGCGGGCGATCGGGACGGCTTCGCGGATGCGGGACTCGGCGGCGTTGATCGCGGTGGCGACCTCGGTGGCCGTGTCGTCGTGCTGGACGGCGATCTTGGCGGCGACGAGCAGTTCCTCGGGGCCGAGGTGGAGCGTGCGCATGTGGATGATGCCGGTGACCGTGTGGCCGTCGACGATCGCGGCCTCGATCTTCTTGACGTCCTCGATGCCGGCGGACTCACCGAGCAGCAGGGACTTGGTCTCGGCGGCCAGGACCAGGGCGATCAGGATGAGCAGGATGCCGATGCAGAGGGTGCCGATGCCGTCCCAGACGCCGTCGCCGGTGAGCAGGGCCATGCCGACGCCGCCGAGGGCGAGGACCAGGCCGATGAGCGCGCCGAAGTCCTCCAGGAGGACGACCGGCAGCTCGGGGGCCTTGGCGCGGCGGATGAACTGCGACCAGGAGTGCGTGCCGCGCAGTTCGTTCGACTCCTTGATGGCCGTGCGGAACGAGAAGCCCTCGGCGATGATCGCGAACACGAGGACGCCCACCGGCCAGTACCAGTGCTCCAGTTCGTGCGGGTGCCTGATCTTTTCGTAGCCCTCGTAGACGGCGAACATGCCGCCGACGGAGAAGAGGACGATGGAGACGAGGAAGGCGTAGATGTACCGCTCGCGGCCGTAGCCGAAGGGGTGCTGCGGGGTGGCCTCGCGCTGGGCCTTCTTGCCGCCGATCAGGAGCAGGGCCTGGTTGCCGGAGTCCGCGAGGGAGTGGACGCCCTCGGCGAGCATCGAGGACGAGCCGCTGAAGGCGAACGCGACGAACTTCGATGCCGCGATCGCGAGGTTGGCGCCGAGTGCCGCCACGATCGCCTTGGTGCCGCCTGACGCGCTCATGTGTTCGCGGTGTCCCTTCGCCTTCGTACGTCTACGCCGGACGTCTGCCCGCTGATGGGCCGTCCGACCGTCTTTGCCCGTCCTTTGCCGGTGGGCCATTCTTGCAGCCCTGCCCGACGACGGCGCGTCAGGTATCCACAGGCCCGGTCATACGATCACAGTGGCCCGGAAGACCGTGCCCACGCCGGACACCTCGGCCGTGTCTCCCGCCGGGACGAACACCGACTGACCGGGCGCCAGTTCGAACGCGCCCGCCTTCACCGCGCCGGCCGTGCAGAGCAGGATCTGCGGGGTGTCGAGGGTGAGGTCGTGGGCGCCGGTGCCCTCCGGGAGGACGTACCGGGACAGCCGGAACTCGTCGATGGGGGTCTCGTAGACCTCCTCGCCGTCCGGGGACGCCTCGGGGCGCAGCACTCCGGGGTCGCTCGCCTCGAAGCGGACGACGCGCAGGAGTTCGGGGACGTCGACGTGCTTGGGGGTCAGGCCGCAGCGCAGGACGTTGTCGGAGTTGGCCATGATCTCGACGCCGAGGCCGTTGAGGTAGGCGTGCGGGATGCCGGCGCCGAGGAACAGGGCCTCGCCGGGCTGGAGTCGGACGTAGTTCAGGAGCATGGCCGCGATGACGCCGGGGTCGCCCGGGTAGTGGTGGGCGATGTCGGCGTAGGGCTCGTACTCGCCGCCCAGGCGTGTGCAGGCGGTCGCCGCCGCGGTGACCGTGTGGCGCATCTCCTCGGGGTCGGCGGTGAGGACCGCCGTGAGGACCTCGCGCAGGGCGGCTTCCTCGGGGTGCGCGTGCAGGAGGTCGACGTACGGCTCCAGGGAGTCGACGCCGAGGCCGGCCAGCAGGTCGGCGGCGTGCAGCGGGTCGCGGAAACCGCACAGGCCGTCGAACTCCGTGAGCGCGCAGATCAGTTCGGGCTTGTGGTTGGCGTCCTTGTAGTTGCGGTGCGGGGCGTCCACGGGGATGCCCCGGCGCTCCTCGTCGGCGTAACCCTCCTTCGCCTGAGCCAAGTTGGGGTGCACCTGGAGGGAGAGCGGGGCGCCGGCGGCGAGGATCTTCAGCAGGAAGGGCAGCCGCGGGCCGAACTTCGCGACCGCCTTCTCCCCCAACTCCCGCTCCGGAGACGCCTCGATGACCTCGACCAGCGTCCCGCGCGCGGTGCGCGAGGGTGCGCCCGGGTGCGCGCCCATCCACATCTCCGCCTGCGGCTCGCCGCTGGGCTCGACACCGAGCAACTTCGGGATGGCGGTCGTCGAACCCCAGGCGTAGGGGCGGATGGTGTTGTCGAGGCGGTCCATGTGGCTCTCTACCGGTTCTCTCTGCGTACGACCCGAGGACGACCTGGGTACGACGTGGCTTTGCGCTCCGTACGGCGGTGTACGGCGGCTCAGGGCTTCGACGACAAGATCAGGCGCCCGAGGCGAGCGCCAGGTAAACGGCGGCGAAATCCGTCATGGCGATCAGCTCGGCGAGGGTCTCCAGCTCGCCGCCCTCCTCCGGCTCCAGCTCGCTGATCGGCGTGTCGTGGCTGAGGGCCAGGTCACGGGCGGTGGGCGCGGCGGTGAGGCCGCCGATGGGACGGTCCCGGAGCAGCACCACGCGTGCGTGCAGCGCGGGTGCCTCGTCGACGCGGTCCCTGAAGAAGTCGTCGGGGTCGGCGCTCGCGGCGAGCGGGCCGGCCAGCAGGGCGTTGTGCTCGGCGAGCGCCTCGGGGAGTTCGGAGACGAGCGCGGGGCGGCCGGCCAACTCCGCGAGCGCGGCGGCGAACCGGCGGCCCGCCGGACCTGCCGACGTGCCCTCCGTCCAGATCACCGGGAGCGAGTCGGCGAGTTCGGAAGCCAGGGTCTTCGCGGGATTGCTGTACGTCGCGACGGCGGGCCCGCAGCGCTCGGCGACCTGGTCGAGCCGGTCGGCGACCTTCTCCAGGGCCTCCGGAGGCGCGCTGAGCAGGCCTGTGCGGTCCAGGATCGCGAGCAGCGGGGTGAGCAGCGCCCAGAGCACTCCGGGGGCGGAGGCGGCCAGCGGCTCGTCGTGCTCGTACGGCGCGGTCGCCATCGGTACGAAGAGGCCGTGCGCGCCGTCCACCGCCTCGGTGAGGGGGCTGCGGGCCGGTGCTACGGCGACGACGGTGCAGCCGCGGCGGTAGGCCTGCTCGGCGAGGAGGGACAGTCCGGGTTCGGTGCCGTCCGGGGTGGTAATCAGCAGGAGGTCCACGGAGCCCGCCCAGCCCGGGAGTTCCCAGCGCAGGGCGCCGGCCGCGGGGGCTACGCCGGTGGGCGCGAGGCGGGTGACGGGGCTGCTGGCGCCGGCGAGGGTGCCGAGCAGGTCGGCGACGCAGGTGGCGGCGGCGCCCGGGCCCGCGATCAGGATGGCGCGGGGGCGGCCGTCCGGTTTCAGGTCGTGGACGCCGGCCTCGGCGGCGTGCCGGGCGGCTGTGCGCACCCGGGCTCCGGCTTCGGCGGCACCGCGGAGCAGGGCTCGGCGGTCGGCCTCGGCCAGTGCCTCAGGGGTGTCGAGCAGCGATTCGTCGAGCATGGGCGGCGGCCTCCGATCGCGTCGTCGTCGGTTACGCGGGGTGGCGGGCCTCGTCGACGAGCAGTACGGGGATGCCGTCCCGGACGGGGTAGGCCAGGCCGCAGTCCTCGCCGGTGCAGATCAGCTCGGTGTCCTGCTCCTTGAGGGGGGCATGGCAGGCCGGGCAGGCCAGGATCTCCAGGAGGCCGGCTTCGAGCGGCATGAGGTGTCCCTCCGAGGGGGTGTCTGCGACTTGTCTGCGACGCTTGGGCGGATGTGCCTGGTCAGGGTACCGCCGGTTGAAGAGGCTTGCCGGGGTTGGGGCCGACGTCCCTGGGGGCTGCGCCCCCAGACCCCCCTTCGGCCTGAACGGCCTCGTCCTCAAACGCCGGACGGGCTGAGAGTGACGGCCTACGTTGGAGAGGTGCGGCCCCCTCCGGGGTGGGTGGGGGTTGGGGACGGTGAACTCCGCCTCCCGCGCAAGGCGAGCCGAAAATGCCGACCGGCGCCGCAGAAGCGCACCCCCCTGAGTGGGAGCGGGACGATGCGCTCTGCCTCGGACGCCGAGCCAGCTGAGAGTGCCGACCGGCGCCAGAGATGTGCGCCCCTGGTGGGCGGGAAAGTGAACCGGGCCTCAGACGCCGGGCGCGCTGGATCTACCGACCGGCATCGAAGAAACCGTCAGCCCAACCCCCGTCACCCCCTGATGATCCCCAGCACCTCATCCCGCACCTTCCCCATCGTCGCCTCGTCCCGTGCCTCCGCGTTGAGCCGCAGGAGCGGTTCCGTGTTGGAGGGGCGGACGTTGAACCACCAGTCGGCGGAGGAGACGGTGAGGCCGTCGAGTTCGTCGAGGGTGAGGTCGGACTGGTTCTCGTAGGCGGCGCGGATCGCCGCGAGGCGGGCCTGTTGGTCGTCGACCGTGGAGTTGATCTCGCCGGAGCCCACGTAGCGGTCGTACTGGGCCACGAGGGCGGAGAGGGGGCCGTCCTGGCCACCCAGGGCCGCGAGGACGTGGAGGGCGGCCAGCATGCCCGTGTCGGCGTTCCAGAAGTCCTTGAAGTAGTAGTGCGCGGAGTGCTCACCGCCGAAGATCGCGCCGGCCTTCGCCATCTCGGCCTTGATGAAGGAGTGGCCCACGCGTGTGCGTACCGGTGTGCCGCCGTTCTCCTTGACGACCTCGGGGACCGACCAGGAGGTGATCAGGTTGTGGATGATCACGCCCTTGCCGCCGTTCCTCGCCAGCTCGCGGGAGGCCACCAGGGCGGTGATCGCGGACGGGGAGACCGGGTCGCCGTTCTCGTCGACCACGAAGCAGCGGTCGGCGTCTCCGTCGAAGGCGATGCCGAGGTCGGCGCCTTCCTCGCGGACGCGTGCCTGGAGGTCGACGATGTTGGCCGGGTCGAGCGGGTTGGCCTCGTGGTTCGGGAACGTGCCGTCCAGCTCGAAGTACATCGGGACCAGGGTGAGCGGCAGGCCGGCGAACACCGTCGGGACCGTGTGGCCGCCCATGCCGTTGCCCGCGTCGACGACGACCTTCAGGGGGCGGATGGAGGTCAGGTCGACGAGGCCGCGGAGGTGCGCCGCGTAGTCCTCCAACGTGTCCCGCCGCGTGATCGTTCCCGTCGGTCCGGAGACCTCCGGCGCGCCCGAGTCCAGCCAGGACTCGACGAGTTGGCGGATCTCCGCGAGGCCGGTGTCCTGGCCCACGGGGGCCGCGCCCGCCCGGCACATCTTGATGCCGTTGTACTTCGCCGGGTTGTGCGAGGCCGTGAACATGGCGCCGGGGAGGTCGAACGCGCCCGACGCGTAGTACAGCTGGTCCGTGGAGCACAGGCCGATCTCGGTCACGTCGACACCGCGCGCCGCCGCCCCGCGCGCGAAGGCGGCAGAGAGGCCCGGGGACGAGGGCCGCATGTCGTGCCCGGTCACGATCGCGCTCGCGCCGGTCACTTGGACGAAGGCCGCTCCGAACAGCTCGGCCAACGACTCGTCCCACTGGTCCGGGACGACGCCCCGTACGTCGTACGCCTTCACGAGCTGTGACAGATCAGCAGACACGGCCAACCCTCCAGAAAGTTCCATCGGTCGCCTCAAACTACCCGCCAGGGCCGCCGTGCGACGTGCGGCAACCGAGCCGTCCACACACCGTTACCTCAGCTCAGGGCGGCATCTACCCCGGCGGCACAGGGTGGTTGGGTGAGGGGCTGTGTGAATCGTTGAACAACTCGCCCGCAGGCCAGGCGGATCGTTGAACGACTGGATCACCGAGCGAGTTGATCGTTGAACGACGGGCTCACTGAACAACCGGATCGTTGAACGACCGGCCGACTGATCAACAGAATCGTTGAACGACCGGCCGCCCGAACAACAGGATCGTTGAACGAACTCCGGCCACGAACTCCGCGACAGACGCCGTCAGTTGTCCGGCGAGCGCAGCACCCGAAGGTGACCCCGGCGTGCGACCTCCATCGGGTCCGCCGTGCGGGCCCCGCCTCCGCCGCCGGCGCCTGCCGCGCGCTCCTGGGGGCGGGCCGCCTCGCGCACGGCGTTGGCGAGCGCTTCGAGGTCGTCGCCGCTCGGGCGGGCCGGGGCGGAGCTGTCGAGGAGGCGGACGACTTCCCAGCCGCGGGGCGCGGTGAGGCGCTCGGAGTGCTCGGCGCACAGGTCGTAGCAGTGGGGTTCGGCGTAGGTGGCGAGCGGGCCGAGGACCGCGGTCGAGTCGGCGTAGACGTACGTCAGCGTCGCGACGGCGGGGCGGCCGCAAGCGGTGCGCGAACAGCGACGTACAGGGCTCACGACGTTGGACGGTACCGCACTCTTGAGCGGGCCGCGACGACTCTCCCCCAGGTCACCCCACCGTGTCGGGCTGTGAGACGCCCCACACACCCCACCCGCAACACGCCGCTGACCTGCACGGACACCCCTTTCCGGGATCTCGAACGAGGTCGGACCCGGTCACCACTCGGCACAAACACCGTCAATTGCCTTGAGAGGGACGGTCTTCGAGACATACGGAATCGAGCCCAACCTTGGCCGGAATGGTCATCCGGCGACATGCCGTGCCGAGCGCCCGGCGGCGGGTGGAGTCGGGCGGGCGGACCCGGCGGGGACTACGCTTCACCAGTGATGGACACCCCCGTACCGCCCTCCGCCGCCGGCCCCGGGCCCCGCCGCCGCGATCGCCACGGCCGGGGCATGCGCGGCCCGATCGCGCCGCCCCAGGTCCCGCTGGCCGCGAGCCGCGCCGACGCGTTCGCGGACCTGGTGCAGGACTCCGTGGAGCGCCTGGAGCGACGCTGGCCGCAGTTGTCCGACATCGATTTCCTCGTCCTGGAAGTCCCTCGACTGGGTGGTGCGGGCGAGGGCTGGAACGACGAGTCGGTGCCCCTGGGGGGCACGATCGCCGCCCGCGAGGGACAGCCCGCGCGCGTGGTGATCTACCGGCGCCCGGTCGAGATCCGCACGAAGGGGCGCGACGAACGGGCCGCCCTCGTCCACGAGATCGTCGTGGAGCAGGTCGCCGAACTGCTGGGGCTCACCCCGGAGACGGTCGATCCGCGCTACGGGGAGGACTGACACCCTCCCCGCGCGCGTGCCGCGGACCGCTACTTCTGGAGCACCGACAGATCCTCGTCCGTCTGCGGCACCGACACCGTCCCCCGGTCGTCGGGCAGCGTCTGGATCGTGAAGCCCGGTACGCCCTCCTCGGTCGCCGACAGCGTCCGGGCCGCGTACACCGGTCCGCCCGACTGCGGTTCGAGCGTCAGCGCGTACGTGCCCTTCAGGCCTGCGGGGACCGGGAGTTCGACGTCCTCGGTGGTGCCGGCCTTGATCGTGTACGTCTTCGAGACGGGCGTACCGCCGCCGCTGCCCGCGGACGCGGTGACCTTGACCGTCGCGGTGCGGGTGGGGGCGACCAGGGACAGCGTGGAGCCCTTGGCGCTGTTGTCGGCGGACGTCGCGCGCGTGCCGACCTGGCCGGTCGCCGGGATGAACGCCGTCTCCTGCTTGCTGCCCTTGCCCCGTACGACCTTCAGGGCGGCGACGATCGGCACGGACTGGTCGGTCGGGGTCAGGACCAGGGAGCCCGGGTCGCCGCGCGTGACGTCGCCCAGGTCGACGGCGGTCGTCATGCCCGCCTTCACGTGCACGGTCTCGTGCCCGGCGGGCGTGATCATCCCTGTGGGTGACGACAGCCGCACCTTCAGGTCGGCGTCCGAGTCGCCCGGTGTGAAGGCGATCAGCCGCACGGAGGTGGCGTCCTTCGGGATGCCCGGCATGACCAGGCTGCCCGCCGGGTCCGTTGACGCGGCCAGCCAGTCGCCGCCGAGCTTGGAGTCGAGGGCCTGCACGGACGCGCCGACCCGGCCGCTGCGCACGGTCACGTGCACGGTCAGGTCGGTCTCCTGGTCGTCGGTGAGCGTGGAGAGCAGGATCGGCTCGCTGGCGTGCGGCTCGACCGTGATGCCCTCCCCCACCGTCGACTTGAGGTCGCCGTCCTTGCCGTAGAGCTCGATGTCGACGACGGCGGCGGAGTCGTCCGGGTTGGTGAGGTGCACGTAGTCGGTGCGGCCGGTGGCGGTGCTGGCGCCCGGGAACCAGAACTCGGTGTCCGGGGCGGTGCAGTTGACGCCCTGGAGGCCGCGTCCGTTGCCCGCGGCGACCTCGGTGGTCTCCTGGACGGTCCAGCCGGGCGCGTACTTGCCCTCGGCGGTGCCGAGCAGCGCGGGCGCGTCGGCGCCGGAGTTGTCGCCGGTGGCCGGGGTGCCGGGGGCCTTCGGCTCCAGGACGGGCTTGGCGGGCTTCTTCTTGCTGCTCGTGCCGTCGCCCGACTCCTCGGTGGCCGACTGGAGTTCGGCCTTGCCGTCGCTGTCCGTGCCCTCGGTGACGGGCGTGAAGGACGTGTACGACGTGTCGGCGAGGTCCGAGGTGCTCGGCGCCGGGCAGAGCAGGCTGGTGCGCTCCACGGGCAGCTGGGCGGCCGCCTTGGCGGTGCCGGTGCCGGACGCGGCCGGTGCCTTCATCTCGGCGAACCCGGTGACGGCGGCGAGCGCGACCACGCCGGCGAGGAAGGACAGGGTGGGGCGGTTCACTGCTGGCTCCCGTCGGGGCGCTCGTCGCCGTGCGGTTGTCGCTGCTGGGCCGGGTCGTAGTTCGGGTCGTAGGCGGGGTCGTAGTTCGGGTCGTAGCCCTGGTTCTGGTTCTGGTCGTAGCCCTGGTCGTACGTCGGGTCGTAGGCCGGTGCCTGGGGCTGGCCGCCGTACGCGTACGGGTCGTACTGGCCGCCCTGGTAGGGGTCCGCCTGGTACGGCTGCTCGTAAGTGCCCGCCGGGTACTGCTCGT
The nucleotide sequence above comes from Streptomyces sp. N50. Encoded proteins:
- a CDS encoding Trm112 family protein, translated to MPLEAGLLEILACPACHAPLKEQDTELICTGEDCGLAYPVRDGIPVLLVDEARHPA
- a CDS encoding metallopeptidase family protein, whose protein sequence is MDTPVPPSAAGPGPRRRDRHGRGMRGPIAPPQVPLAASRADAFADLVQDSVERLERRWPQLSDIDFLVLEVPRLGGAGEGWNDESVPLGGTIAAREGQPARVVIYRRPVEIRTKGRDERAALVHEIVVEQVAELLGLTPETVDPRYGED
- a CDS encoding DUF3499 domain-containing protein, coding for MGESRRGPLKSAVPSNVVSPVRRCSRTACGRPAVATLTYVYADSTAVLGPLATYAEPHCYDLCAEHSERLTAPRGWEVVRLLDSSAPARPSGDDLEALANAVREAARPQERAAGAGGGGGARTADPMEVARRGHLRVLRSPDN
- the manA gene encoding mannose-6-phosphate isomerase, class I: MDRLDNTIRPYAWGSTTAIPKLLGVEPSGEPQAEMWMGAHPGAPSRTARGTLVEVIEASPERELGEKAVAKFGPRLPFLLKILAAGAPLSLQVHPNLAQAKEGYADEERRGIPVDAPHRNYKDANHKPELICALTEFDGLCGFRDPLHAADLLAGLGVDSLEPYVDLLHAHPEEAALREVLTAVLTADPEEMRHTVTAAATACTRLGGEYEPYADIAHHYPGDPGVIAAMLLNYVRLQPGEALFLGAGIPHAYLNGLGVEIMANSDNVLRCGLTPKHVDVPELLRVVRFEASDPGVLRPEASPDGEEVYETPIDEFRLSRYVLPEGTGAHDLTLDTPQILLCTAGAVKAGAFELAPGQSVFVPAGDTAEVSGVGTVFRATVIV
- the lepB gene encoding signal peptidase I encodes the protein MSGKGRGLGVAAVVVGLLGVVLAVGALAYGRNSYGASTISSESMAPTYEPGDRIIYEKVDGGEVHRGDVVLFSAPDRYGFSASVMQRVVGVGGDRVVCCTGSGTAARITVNGKPLAEPYVKQGDVDGLHKTYDVTVPKGRLFLLGDNRANSRDSRLFASDHDGTVADSAVRGRVTDDRTVASGIGGAVIGGVVLALVGIGLGIAAFVVRRRQRAVPVAPWPVQQG
- a CDS encoding phosphomannomutase/phosphoglucomutase; amino-acid sequence: MSADLSQLVKAYDVRGVVPDQWDESLAELFGAAFVQVTGASAIVTGHDMRPSSPGLSAAFARGAAARGVDVTEIGLCSTDQLYYASGAFDLPGAMFTASHNPAKYNGIKMCRAGAAPVGQDTGLAEIRQLVESWLDSGAPEVSGPTGTITRRDTLEDYAAHLRGLVDLTSIRPLKVVVDAGNGMGGHTVPTVFAGLPLTLVPMYFELDGTFPNHEANPLDPANIVDLQARVREEGADLGIAFDGDADRCFVVDENGDPVSPSAITALVASRELARNGGKGVIIHNLITSWSVPEVVKENGGTPVRTRVGHSFIKAEMAKAGAIFGGEHSAHYYFKDFWNADTGMLAALHVLAALGGQDGPLSALVAQYDRYVGSGEINSTVDDQQARLAAIRAAYENQSDLTLDELDGLTVSSADWWFNVRPSNTEPLLRLNAEARDEATMGKVRDEVLGIIRG
- a CDS encoding fructose-specific PTS transporter subunit EIIC, which codes for MTTTAGPPPTGGGDGERQRLRLLAVTACPTGIAHTYMAAEKLAQAAESRGIGMKVETQGSIGAENVLDDNDVSTADGVIVAADKDVDLSRFVGKRVLVVGVAEGIRHPERLIEQVRSAPVHTGDGTAAATAAPGGRERSVAYKALMNGVSYMIPFVVVGGLLIAISLSLGGHPDPSGGLVIPKDSFWMDVNNIGVIGFTLMVPILSGYIAYAIGDRPALVPGMIGGWIANTGSLYDSKAGAGFIGAIVTGFLAGYLVLWIKKVQVPKFVQPIMPIIVIPIVATTALGLFFIYVIGKPISWMFEHLTSWLGGMTGTSAILLGTILGLMIAFDMGGPVNKTAFLFGAGLIATGNQAVMGMCAAAIPVMPLGQGLATLIRQRLYTEQERETGLASLFMGCFGISEGAIPFAAARPAQVIPANMLGGAVAGAVAGLAGVKDAVPHGGPIVAVLGAVSGVPMFFVAVAIGTAVTAVTTVALVDVSERKRRGALAGHRVGTGEPEPALVGAGFGAPGTGGLVAERASHGGAAAGGVVWSAGSSAGPAAAVGAMVGDDSADSGLVDFGLADSGLANADLSKAYLAGADSADVGSVNSGSAAAESAPDSDSDSRSPATTPDPEIRPGILPEALPEVPPEVLSGYLTERTVKVRLDAFDKEAAIREMAGLLARTGKVVDAEELVATALRREARGTTGLGEEIAIPHAKTDAVSAPVVGFARSAEGVEWGSLDGTKARLVFMIAVPEAAAGDEHLRILALLSRKLMDAGFRERLSAAEDEAAVLSVLSEVG
- a CDS encoding cation diffusion facilitator family transporter, which produces MSASGGTKAIVAALGANLAIAASKFVAFAFSGSSSMLAEGVHSLADSGNQALLLIGGKKAQREATPQHPFGYGRERYIYAFLVSIVLFSVGGMFAVYEGYEKIRHPHELEHWYWPVGVLVFAIIAEGFSFRTAIKESNELRGTHSWSQFIRRAKAPELPVVLLEDFGALIGLVLALGGVGMALLTGDGVWDGIGTLCIGILLILIALVLAAETKSLLLGESAGIEDVKKIEAAIVDGHTVTGIIHMRTLHLGPEELLVAAKIAVQHDDTATEVATAINAAESRIREAVPIARVIYLEPDIYSESEATKGADREATPGGPAQHPAEH
- a CDS encoding SIS domain-containing protein, which codes for MLDESLLDTPEALAEADRRALLRGAAEAGARVRTAARHAAEAGVHDLKPDGRPRAILIAGPGAAATCVADLLGTLAGASSPVTRLAPTGVAPAAGALRWELPGWAGSVDLLLITTPDGTEPGLSLLAEQAYRRGCTVVAVAPARSPLTEAVDGAHGLFVPMATAPYEHDEPLAASAPGVLWALLTPLLAILDRTGLLSAPPEALEKVADRLDQVAERCGPAVATYSNPAKTLASELADSLPVIWTEGTSAGPAGRRFAAALAELAGRPALVSELPEALAEHNALLAGPLAASADPDDFFRDRVDEAPALHARVVLLRDRPIGGLTAAPTARDLALSHDTPISELEPEEGGELETLAELIAMTDFAAVYLALASGA